TCGATGCCCGATGTCGGGGAAGATGCCGACTTCGAACTCGAGCGGGAACTGGACCGCAGCATTGAACTGGATCGCCGCAGTGCGCTTCCTGGTTGACACCAACGTCGTCTCGGAGCTGAGAAAAGGCGGGCGCTGCAACCCGGGCGTCGCGCGCTGGTTCTCACAGGCGGAAGACGAGACGCTCTACCTCAGCGTCCTCGTGCTGGGCGAGCTTCAACGGGGTGCGGACCGCATCCGGCGTCGCGATACGCGCTCGGCGGCTGCGCTCGATCGTTGGCTCGCGAGCTTGGCGCGGGATTACGCCCCCCGGATCCTGCCCATCACACTCGCTATCGCGCGCACGTGGGGGAGCTTTGGCGTGCCCGATCCCATTTCGACCGTCGACGGCCTGCTCGCGGCCACAGCGCACGAGCACGGACTTACGCTCGTGACGCGGAACGTGAACGACGTGGCGTCCACCGGCGTGGCCACGCTGAACCCGTTCGCTTGACCGTGGTGATCGAGATTTCGTCGAACCCGCTGCCCCGGAAACGCCAACATTGTCCTGAACGTACGGTAAGTCCTGCTCCAAATCGCAGTCCTGCGTGAGCACCAGGGAATACGAGAAAACTCGGAGAACCCCTTCGGGAACGTCGTCGTCCGAAATGGATCGGACCTGGTCGTCAGGACTCTTGAACTGCCAGGTAGGCTCGTTGGTGGCGATGACAGGCTGGTCGCCCGCCATGCCGAGCCGGAGAATCGAATGGAAGCGCAGCTGGCAGATTACCTCTTCGAGCGGTGAGTTCCGAAAGATTACGTGGTCGTGCGCTGGCAGTGCTGTTGACATGGCCACCGTTAGCTAAACGCGCCTGGCTCCACATATATTCCTGGAG
The DNA window shown above is from Pseudomonadota bacterium and carries:
- a CDS encoding type II toxin-antitoxin system VapC family toxin is translated as MNWIAAVRFLVDTNVVSELRKGGRCNPGVARWFSQAEDETLYLSVLVLGELQRGADRIRRRDTRSAAALDRWLASLARDYAPRILPITLAIARTWGSFGVPDPISTVDGLLAATAHEHGLTLVTRNVNDVASTGVATLNPFA